ATTTTAGTTGAATGCGAGCGTTTTTCGGGCTCGGGCGCGCTCTGGGCTATCTGGCCAGGCGAACCGTCCTCTTTCGGCGGTCTATGCCGACGGTTGAGCGAGATGTACAATCACAGCCTGACGAAGAGAAGCGGGCGCAGACCCTGCGCCCCTGAAGAGCATCGGTGAACTCGGTCAGGAAGGACGGGACCATGCGTGCTTTGCTGTTGCTGATAGCACTTTCTACACTCGCTGCGTGCGCCCAAACGGGAAGATCCCCCAGTTACAGCCCGTATATGCCCGGACAAGGCGACTACTATCCGGGCATCATTCCACCGACGCAGTTCTAGAAGGGTCCAGGCTCTGCGTTGCGGAACGCGGCAGAGCGCCTGCTGCTCGCAACATAGGGGAGAGGGCAGACAGGGGAATTGATCCCTGGCGAAGGCCGGAATATCAATGGCCGTCAATCCTTTAGGAAAGGGGCCGAGATCCATGCGCAGGATCCTATTGTTGCTCGTACTCGCAACGCTCACGGCATGCTCGCAAACCGTCCACGTCGGCGGAGAAGGCGAGTATTACCAGGGCATCGTCCCGCCGCGGTGAGCGCGGGATCATCTCCAAGTTTGAAGCAACTGCCGCTCGGCAAGAACAGGAAGGGCGCTCGACCCTTTCGGGGAGCGCCCTTCCAACCCGGAAGACGCGAAAGCGCCCGACAAGAATGTCGGCGCATGGTCCTCGATACGGGTGGTGACCGGTAGATGGGGACGACCAGCGGGATTTCAAGGGATCACGCCGACAGCGCAGTCAGAAACGCTTCTTCAGGAAATAGCGCGGAATGGCGCCCGCCCCGCCCTCGAGTTCGCCGAAGAGTTCGAAGCCGAGCTTTTCATAGAAGGGACGGGCCTGGAATTCGAATGTGTCCAGCCACAGGCCGATATAGCCCCGCGCCCTGGCGATCTTCTCCGCCTCTTCCATCATTCGCCGGCCGAGGCCGTGGCCGCGATATTCTTCCGGAATGGCCAAATACCTGACGAACGCCCAACCGTAGCCGTCGGTCGCATAGAGCCCGCCGATCGCGACGCGCGTTTGCGGATCACGGATGACGACGGCAAAGCCGTTCTGGTCGACCATGCCGCTATTGGCATTGTTGTAGGCATCGAGCGTCGCGACGATGGCGCTGATATCGTCAGGGTCGGGGTTATCGGGAATGATGTCGAGGATGGGAGCGGACAAGACGATGCAATCCCGACTGTCTGGAGGGACTGATCCAGCGTTCACCATACACCACGCGGGTGTCCGATGAGAAGCTCGGACAATTAGTAGGCCATGCGCACACCGCCGG
This DNA window, taken from Sinorhizobium fredii NGR234, encodes the following:
- a CDS encoding GNAT family N-acetyltransferase, which translates into the protein MSAPILDIIPDNPDPDDISAIVATLDAYNNANSGMVDQNGFAVVIRDPQTRVAIGGLYATDGYGWAFVRYLAIPEEYRGHGLGRRMMEEAEKIARARGYIGLWLDTFEFQARPFYEKLGFELFGELEGGAGAIPRYFLKKRF